A genome region from Triticum aestivum cultivar Chinese Spring chromosome 2B, IWGSC CS RefSeq v2.1, whole genome shotgun sequence includes the following:
- the LOC123039486 gene encoding F-box/FBD/LRR-repeat protein At1g13570-like produces the protein MRELRPNTYSLWLEHDVLRIILSRLTLKEAVRMSILSRRWRCLWKCYPKLVFTRATMRGSNAVVGRRKPLRTRFIRGINSILRQLRSTNLNKFVVKFALRKRHTSHIDRWIKFSATSKTKHVVMDLSPGLKGSSKRDDMYSFPLHLFSGSSGSCVRSLSLAFVYLTLPPDLHGFANLKKLSLHMVTITGELQCLFPECAVLEWLSITKCRMVGLSIGQELSRLQYLCVKICSLQKLDIRAPNLTTLVFADLMVPIMLHEPLKISEATVSLFSASDCFNYVCTDVVNALSHVQSLSIYFQINTKVQGFVKNPTRLTNLRHLTLEINIAGGPEAAGGVLRLAYLLELAPLLEDLVIHMCCFASATHIWEPSVDPSPLPPYNHLKTIRMTGFYGLNCQLELAHHLLRNTASLERMIIDPVVGNNSFIPSLKAAERYMRDGRALAFAKLWRKGFDGVLTIL, from the exons ATGAGGGAACTGAGACCAAATACATATTCTTTGTGGCTGGAACAT GATGTTCTGCGTATCATACTGTCGAGATTGACATTGAAAGAGGCTGTGCGGATGAGCATACTATCTAGGAGGTGGAGGTGCCTCTGGAAATGCTACCCGAAGTTAGTATTCACCAGAGCCACGATGCGCGGAAGCAATGCCGTGGTAGGCCGTCGAAAACCCTTACGGACAAGGTTTATCAGGGGTATCAATAGCATCCTCCGGCAGTTAAGGTCCACTAACCTGAACAAGTTTGTGGTTAAGTTTGCGCTTCGCAAAAGGCACACATCTCACATTGATAGATGGATCAAATTTTCTGCCACATCAAAAACGAAGCATGTTGTCATGGATCTATCTCCAGGACTGAAAGGCAGTAGCAAAAGAGATGATATGTACAGTTTCCCACTGCATCTTTTCAGTGGCTCCAGTGGCTCTTGTGTCAGGTCTCTTAGTCTAGCATTTGTCTATTTAACACTGCCTCCTGATCTCCATGGATTTGCAAACCTTAAGAAGCTCTCTTTGCATATGGTGACCATTACAGGAGAACTCCAGTGTTTGTTTCCTGAATGCGCTGTTCTTGAGTGGCTAAGCATCACCAAATGCAGGATGGTTGGGCTAAGCATAGGGCAGGAACTAAGCCGGTTGCAATATCTGTGCGTGAAGATCTGTAGCCTGCAGAAGTTGGATATACGTGCTCCAAACCTCACCACACTTGTCTTCGCTGATCTGATGGTACCTATCATGCTTCATGAACCTCTGAAGATTTCCGAGGCAACGGTCAGCTTGTTCTCGGCCTCGGACTGTTTCAATTACGTCTGCACTGATGTAGTCAATGCCCTTTCGCACGTCCAGTCTCTCTCCATATATTTTCAGATAAACACCAAG GTTCAGGGGTTTGTCAAAAACCCTACAAGGCTCACCAACCTGAGACATTTGACCTTAGAGATCAATATTGCTGGGGGGCCAGAAGCTGCTGGTGGAGTTCTTCGCCTGGCTTACCTTTTGGAGTTGGCCCCTCTTTTGGAAGACTTGGTAATTCAT ATGTGCTGTTTTGCCTCAGCGACCCACATCTGGGAACCGAGTGTGGATCCCTCCCCGCTGCCTCCGTACAATCATCTCAAGACTATCCGAATGACGGGGTTTTACGGTTTGAATTGTCAGCTCGAGCTGGCACACCATCTTCTTCGGAACACAGCCTCTCTTGAGCGTATGATCATAGATCCGGTGGTGGGGAATAACTCATTTATTCCATCTCTGAAGGCAGCAGAGAGATACATGCGTGATGGTAGGGCGTTGGCCTTTGCTAAACTTTGGAGGAAGGGGTTCGACGGGGTCCTTACCATTCTATGA